TTCAGTAAAGGGTAGAGCAGACAGGGATCAGTGTATTAGTTTTGTTGTAGTCttcctgagttttttttttttttcttgttcgtgggctgcgacacCAATGTTCACTCGGTATGcatgagtaggcttttatgtgtatgacaatTTATATCCTGGAACTATAAGcagtcatactgtgtgtgtgtgaaaggtgggagtgtgggggaagggggaggaagaaagcaagccgcccttgttttttttgtgacttGTAGGTGTGGAGTGGCTGATCATTTATGTCATTTTCTAATGCCTAATGTGCTTTCCAAGTTCTTCTATTTGACGCCAGTAAAGCATCCGGTGTCTttagtgcatgtgtgagtgcgcactcacacatgctGAAGTCTATGATGAGGTTCAAAACTGAACTTTATTTGTCAAATGATGGCCACTTTCCACTTGGTCAGTTTGGTCAGACTGAGTTTCTTCAACTCTTaccatgtgcatttttttttttttttttcaaatatttaatCTGGAAACCTTCATCAGGattaacaaaaagaagaaactggCTTTTCATATTTACCAAAAACGTTTGCTTGTACTTGGATTTTAGTTCCGGCCAAACAGGCTTCCCCTCAAGAATGCTTGTGGCTGCAACAGAAAACACAATGTTGTTGAATCATCTGTTGCCGTCAGTTATCATTTTGGTTATTCTGCAAAAGCTTAGCCAAGACGTATAACTTGACTTGATGATAATATTAAACTGTTGGAGTCTAAACTGCGAGAGTCAAATTTCAACCTTTCTTTGTGGAAGGTTATCTCCGACCAATACCTACAGAAACATGGCCGTAGCACAAACTACCTCCACTTCCAATGCAGCGCCACCTATCCAcacgtgtttgtatttgtatttgtatttctttttatcacaacagatttctctgtgtgaaattcgggctgctctcccccagggagagcgcatcgctacactacagcgccacccattttttttgtattttttcctgcatgcagttttatttgtttttcctatcgatgtggacttttctacagaattttgccaggaacaacccttttgttgccgtgggttctattacgtgcgctaagtgcatgctgcacacgggacctcggtttatcgtctcatccgaatgactagcgtccagaccaccactcaaggtctagtggagggggagaaaatatcggcggctgaaccatgattcgaaccagcgcactcagattctctcgcttcctaggcggacgcgttacctctaggccatcactccacgtgtccCACATGAGGGCAAGCTTTCTGGGCTCGGgatggcctcaccagtcacctccagacccacagtaAAATATCTTCCATCTGACACTGATGCTGTGATCTTCAAATCCAAAGGATGAACATCgtcgttcttcctcctcctgttccatCCATCTACACAGTCTCTCCATCTCATACCCTgtgctgctgctgagtcagtttGGTGATGTTCAGCAGTAGCCTCTCCTGATTCAACATATCCAGGACACCACCTGCAAAAGCCTCTCCTGATTCAACATATCCAGGACACCACCTGCAAAAGCCTCTCCTGATTCAACATATCCAGGACACCACCTGCAAAAGCCTCTCCTGATTCAACATATCCAGGACACCACCTGCAAAAGCCTCCTACTGATGACGACACTCGCTCAGTCAGAGAATCTGACAATCTCTCCTGGAGTGGAGACCACCATCATCTCCCTCCCACAACAGCTCTCCAGGAATCCACTCAAGCTCAAGACTTATACACAGatgtggaagtggaggggaaagcAAACgtgaggtcaccgtgagagcagggcattaactcactctgtacggccagtcctctcttctcctctacacagacccctcggatgtccagtgggtgtctgaatgacccaacctttagcttccgtcgtcagaattgtggtattctctgtcaacattcacctctttcagtataagagccttccgcttgcaatattttgatgatggtaattggggtgaaacgctgttaacgtcgtccctttcgccgttcgtatggagagagttaaaggccaCAGAACATGGAACAATTTTCATTTTGTCAAtgatggatgaggatgaggaaaaTGCTGCTTTCAAGGTCTATTTAAGGTTTGACAACATGATAAGACAGTACTCTGTGCTTCCTTTCTTTAATGGTATTCCTGGCTTCAACACCacttgagagatacagacacccacAATGTTGGCCTGGAAATTTGATCTACACTcataaatacattttttaaatCTCCCATCAACATCCCTGAAAAAAAAGGCCCCCCACCTCAGCCCCCACACTCCCATTCCAGACAAACTCTGAACCCAGACAAAGTCTAAACTTACTGGAGTAAAAGCTGGTAATGGCTATAGGTGCAAAGCATATCTGCTCGGCAATCACTTTTTTCAGGATCATTTTCATGGAGGACCCGGGAAACAGGCGCTCAGCGAAGTGGATCCAGTTGTACATGAGCGGGGCCATGACGCAGGTGCCTGTGGTGGCGATGCGCGCCGTCTTGCTCCAGTCCACATGGTTCTTCCGTGACACCACCAGCTCCTGTGTGATGTCAGAGGCTGTCCACAAAACGCCGTAGGCAGCCATCGTTTTCAGCAGTCTGGGCATGATACTTTTTACACTCTGCAAACATCAAGCACGCTAAATGTTACTGTTTAGGAGCAGTCAAGCTCTACTTCCTGACACTACCATTCATTAACAAGAACCGATGGTTGGTGGGCGCAATAactgagtgattaaagcgttggactttcaatctgagggtcccgggttcgaatatcagtgacggcgcctggtgggaaaagggtggagatttttctgatctcccaggtcaacatatgtgcagacctgctagtgcctgaacacccacCATGtgaatacgcatgcagaagatcaaatatgcacattaaagatcctgtaatccgtgtcagtgatcagtgggttatggaaacaagaacatacccagcatgcacacccctgaaaacagagtaaggttgcctacatggcggggtaaattaacaaaatggttatacacgtaaaatgtgtgcctgaaatctgattgaataacacaggaaactgaTGATGagagcccaatggcagctgtcagtcagctctgcccatgtaggcagcctgttgtgcaaataaccccaTCTTTGTAAAGTGcagagagcttggtctccaaccaaagataggcgctatataagtatccataccattcattcattcattcattcatggttTACCTGCAAAATCCCGTATTTGTAGGCCCTCAGCCATTTTGTTAAGCTGAAGGGATCTGGCATCTGGGGGAGCTTTTCTTCTTAAATCAGGTGATGTAATGATTACCTCTGCAGATATATGTTACAATGTGTGACCCCATTCAATCTCTGTTCAGAACTGGTTTTTGTTGCATAATCTCATACCTTTTGAGTCGGTTTCCAAAATGAAAATAATGTCTGCTAAACGCAGCAAAATTGTATATTCTGAAGACAGTCAGACCGACACTGCCTGCTACCATCCACCAGACAAGCCATGCagtaagcttcttcttcttctctcccttgactaccgccttcatcattgtgaagattctgtagactatatgGGGGGTTTGCGTGCTTTTGAGGTTTCCCGAGGTAGAGGCTGCTGGGCcagggggggaggtatgggttgggcgggggggcgtgggaggtgatcagattcaggatttgaagccttccaggttTGGGATGAGGGcagtctcagcaggaaggctgttccagttggCTATGGTTCGGGGAAAGATAGATTTTTAtctgtacagcgtcctgcagttggagagatggtacgctgctgggtgcgatcctcgggtccccatggatgctgaaggattttgagagggcttgtggcatgtgttgatgataagactgcTGCTATAGAACTTATAAAAGTTAatcagtcttgcctttctccttcgctcttaCAATGGTGCTCTACAAGCTAAAAGACCTCATTGAACCAAATATCCACACCTCTTCACTGGAGAACTCATTAATGAAACTTCATAACGGTCCTGTTTCCCTCCATGGCATGCTTCTTAAATCATTACTTTTTCAAGTCAACTCCTGTGTAATGATACTATTatccaaataaatgaaaaaaaacccaaactctgTGTATATTTATCCAGACCCAGTCACtaaatacaaatagaaaacaaatacCTCAGCATTAAGAATGCTCATATCTACACCAGTGCCTGGTTTATTTCAAAATGGCAGATATTCAAATCatgtagtagtggcagtagttggTTCGGGACAAAACAAGCTTTGAAGCTCgtcttgtctgttatcctgtggaAACCCCTGGCAACAATCCACAACAGCTTACAAGCAGAATATCATAGAAGTACATCAAAGCTTAACTTGCATATATAAGATGACACTATGATAGTAAATATTTCACTTCGCCCCCCCTTCCAAAATGATAGTTTTGTATAGGGTTGAATGCCTTGATACAAGCGTGCACGCACTTGACTTTTGACCTTGCACTGAACTGACCCAGATAATTGACGAAAAGAAACTGTCCTTAAAAAACGCGACAAAAGAAACAAGATCTtccacatacataaaaaaataaacgaataaacgacAAATAACatccaaaccaaacaaaatcatACTTAAAGGAATGGTCCAAAGTACAGCGTGACCACGGACGTGAGCGTGACCCTAGTTTCGATTCCAGGGTGTGGTGGAACGATGGGGAGAGAACTCTCGTCGCTTTCCAGTCCAAACACACTTCCTGTCTTCGTGGGCTGGGAAGTCAAGCGCAGCattgcagtttcagtttaaaaGAATTATCACCCCAAGCACTTTCtgtggaagttttttttgttttacattcatGGGTCGGAAGAAGCCCGACCGCGCAATGGCAAGACTTTTTCCTTTTCTAAAATTTACAGCCATATGCTTCTTGGTTTGGAGTGTTTGTGTGACGACCCCGATAGCAGCAGACAAAGTTCCGTCAGGAGAGGGGCCAGTGGAGACAGTGGATAGTCATGGGGCTGTGGTACCAGCTGTCAATGAGAGGTAAGTCTGTCCCGGGTCTGCCGGTGTGTTTCTATTCTTTAGCATGGCAATGTCTAAACAAAATCAAacttcggcaatatccacatccccccccccccctcaagacggaacgaGCAATGTTCACAACAAGGCTTGGACGTTCAGTccgctttctgttctctctcactctcccttcctcaggccccccctgcccccacctcaactgcccccttttcagttgaataattcttcccctgccattaatTTTCAGAAATTATAATTtctaagtaataatgataaaaaaacccaaatgattatagaaatggtaataatgataataatatttattttcagtcaaatatcatcatcttagatgaacagactataaataaataaataacaaactgTGCAGATTATATGTTCACAGAAAGTCTTGCACGGctacattaaaaagaaacaaaacaaaacaacaacaaaaaccaccaaaaggcagacacacaggcatgttgtatactttttcttttcttttttttccaaaagagggGATAAATGTGTgggaacaaacacaacaacattcCAGACCATTGTGTAGCTTTTAAGAGGAATATATATGTGCACATATGAAATGTATCAGGACAATATAAATAACCTTTATGTAGAATGTCAGCATGGCTTTAGACAGAATAGATCATGCACAACGTAACTATTAGAAGTAATCAAAGATCTGATTGAAATGATAGATAGCAGTAAATCtattgacataatttatttagactccaaaaaagcattcgattctgtcCCTCACGAAAGACTGTTATTAAAACTAGCCTCGTATGGTATTACTGGTAACTTACTGAACTGGACAAGAAGCTTCTTAACAGGTAGAGCACAATTAGTTAAGATAGGAGAAGAAAAGTCAACTTGTGCAAACGTAATCAGTGGTATTCCACAGGGCAGTATTCTTGGACCAGtacttttcacaatatatataaacgaccttcCTGATTATATATACAAAGTATGTGTAAAATTTATGCAGATGACACTAAACTTTATGGTGATGCACACAACAATTTCACATTACAAAATGATTTATATACACTACAACAAGAATGGTCTGACAAATGgaacctttattttaatgtttcaaagtgtaaagtaatgcacataggggaaaaaaatccaaataacaattaccatatgaaaatagaaaacatgacacagaatattgagaaatgccatagtcagaaagacctaggaataatgtttgacaataaactATCCTTTGATATGCATATTgataatattataaataaagccaatcaaatgattggtgtaattaaGAGAACTTTCACTtacttagataaagatatatttctcagtctatataaagcattagttagatagcatgtagaatatggtaatattgtgtggcacccataccttaagagacaatctatagcattagaaagggtccaaagaagagcaacgaaattattaaaagaatgcaagaatatgagttatcaacaaagacttacatacttaaatctacattcactaaaaggtagaagagtaagaggagatttgattgaaactaagatattaaataacataaatgatgtaaatgcaagacatatctttagaatgtcagaCTATGATAGTACtaggaactcagtaaagaaaatttgtttagaacactgcaacaccaacattagaaaaaattcattggctaaccgaattgcactaACATGGtatgcactaccaaccgaagttaaacttgcacaaaatactaccacgttaaaaaatctccttgacaccaacgccatcttaaaagaaaaatttttttgactatgaagaataaaacaaagtttcttgcagaaatCTATTTGCATACCCcacctaacaacaacaaacaaaagaagaaaatagatgaataaaataaaatggaagaagtgaagatgaagattcgatagggacataaaaaggccgagacggtcaaggcagatgacttgccagtccctgtactactactactactactactagacaaACAAAGGGCAGGAGACATTATAGTATACATACATGATTAGACAGGGACCAGCTGTTGGAAGGTAAACAAAGCGTGGAGCACTGTGTGTAAGAGTCATCCATGGCTtaataccttccccccccccccccccctctttgtttACCAGAGCTGCAGCAGCTGGTGAAGTGCTTACAGCTGACGTTCACCCTGttctctgttttgtgtctgtcaccTGTCACTCACTCCGGGGGGTTTTGTGTCGTCATGACCACTTACACATGACATGATATACACCTGTagtcatgttcacacacacacacacacacacacacacacacacgtacgcgtgcacacacacacacacacacacacacacacacacacacacacagccgatcaTATGGTAATTTgccatatgttaaagtctcacatccctgacctgaaatcatctccagtgttgacaatcttcagttcattgctaatgtatgactttttcaaatctttgttaaACAGTCCAATTGGTGCACTGTGAAAGATGTTAGTTTTTCATTGTAAAGATGGTATTTtgtaatgctttaaaaaaaattttttttaaacaagatcaaTCAATcgttttctatatgtaacacacacacacacacacacacacacacacacacacacacacacacacacacatttgttccacatatacatatatatatatatatatatatatgctgcattcactcacacacatacatatagtgatatacacacgcacatgtatatgcatgcatgcacgcacacacacacacacacacacacacacacacacacacacacacacacacacacacacacacacacagacctactgATACAGTTTGCATTTCATTTCTGGTGCTTCTATTTTTCTcagctttgttaaaaaaaaaaaaaaaaaaaagaaaaaaaaaaaggtttattttcTTGTGTTATCTGGAATCATAttttgaagagaaagaaaatagtgTTCTGTTTGTATACTGTTGAAGGTCACGATTCACTGACTGTATAGGATAAAGTTAGTTTGGTACATTGttactttgttgctgttgtgcttgTTTTTTATGCTAATCGTCGCACGTTTCTTTGTTAGGTGCAAACAAAACTCTTTGTCACACGCCTTGTTCTATCCATGCTgcatgggttgggtgggtgggttgccggggggtgggggtgggggtggggggtctttcagtacaaATAGTATCTCCATTTTCTGGAAATTCTGAGCTAGAaatttccctcttttcttccgTTGACTTTGTTTCTGGctacttccttttcttttctgttgtctcttcctttatatatatatatatattgatatatatctttatgtgtgtgtgtgtgtgcatgtgtgtgcgtgcgtgcatgtgtttttcGGCCTTGCTGATTGATTCACCTACGGTATAAtaattgttttggtgttttttttctggaaacaagaaagccttgaattttttttttggggggggggggctttttctaGACCTGATCATTGGGCTTTTCCTACCAAAAGTTGTATTCTTCTTTCCTGCACCTAGTATacatgtgttacacacacacacacacacacacacacacacacacacacacacacacacacacagagtgacacacacatacacatacacacacacacacacgcatacacacaacacacacacacacacacacacacacacacacacacacacacac
The sequence above is drawn from the Babylonia areolata isolate BAREFJ2019XMU chromosome 26, ASM4173473v1, whole genome shotgun sequence genome and encodes:
- the LOC143300546 gene encoding mpv17-like protein isoform X1; its protein translation is MSILNAESVKSIMPRLLKTMAAYGVLWTASDITQELVVSRKNHVDWSKTARIATTGTCVMAPLMYNWIHFAERLFPGSSMKMILKKVIAEQICFAPIAITSFYSTTSILEGKPVWPELKSKYKQTFLVGLCYWPFAQMLNFRFVPHHYKPLAVACFSFVWTIFLCFMKEDNGSKQGEKVTPKAVLLEDSARD
- the LOC143300546 gene encoding mpv17-like protein isoform X2; amino-acid sequence: MPRLLKTMAAYGVLWTASDITQELVVSRKNHVDWSKTARIATTGTCVMAPLMYNWIHFAERLFPGSSMKMILKKVIAEQICFAPIAITSFYSTTSILEGKPVWPELKSKYKQTFLVGLCYWPFAQMLNFRFVPHHYKPLAVACFSFVWTIFLCFMKEDNGSKQGEKVTPKAVLLEDSARD